The Burkholderia pyrrocinia genomic sequence AGCTTGACGATGCACCAGTCGTAGCCCGTCGTGCGCTTGCGGCGCGTTTCCCAGCCATCCATCCACTTGCCGTGGTCGTCGTATTTGCCGGGAATGAACACGGCCGGCTCGGGGTTCAGCATCCGGTCCTTCGGCGCGAAGAAATCGTCGCTGGCTTCGAGCGCCTGCGCACCGAGGCGCGGGTCGGCGAGATTCACGTAGCGCCGCGTGAATTCGGGTGCGTTGGGATCGAGAAGCGGAACAGCCATGATATTTCCTTGTTTCAGTGATGCGATCCGGCCGCCGCGACGCAGCAGGCCGTATTGCGGTGTCAGGCGTCGATCAGGTCGTCGAGGCGGAAGCGCGCGATCCGGTAGATCTGGTCGAGGCTCGCGCGCAGTTCCTCGGCGCGCGAATGATTCACGCGCGACTCGAAGTTCGCGATGATGCCGTGCCGGTCGTAGCCGCGCACCGCGAGGATGAACGGGAAGCCGAACTTCTCGCGATACGTGCGGTTCAGCGTCAGCAGCTTGTCGAACTCTTCCTGCGTGCACTGGTCGAGGCCCGCGCCGCTCTGCTCGCGCGTCGACTCGGCCGTCAGCTCGCCGCGCACGGCGGCCTTGCCGGCCAGCTCCGGGTGAGCGTTGATCAGCGCGAGCTGGCGCGCTTCTCCGCCCGTTTCCACCGCGCCCGACATCGTCTTGTGCAGCGCGTCGATGCTCGCGAACGGCCGCTCGCCCGCGGCGACCTCGGCCACCCACGGCGAATGTTCGAAAATCCCCGACAGCGCCGCGACGAATGCGTTCGGCGCCATCGTGTTCAATTGATTCAACGTGTAACGCATCGCCTTCATGCTTTCCCTTCGTTTCGATGATTGGGCTGATACGGATGATGTTCACGCCAGTGACGCGCGATATCGACACGGCGCGTCACCCATACGCGATCGTGCTTCTCGATGTGATCGAGGAACCGCTGCAGCCCGCGGAACCGGCCCGGCCGGCCGAGCAGCCGGCAGTGCATGCCGATCGACAGCATCTTCGGCGCCTCGTCGCCCTCTGCGTACAGCACATCGAACGCGTCGCGCAGATAGTCGAAGAAGTGATCGCCGGTGTTGAAGCCTTGCGGCGTCGCGAAACGCATGTCGTTCGTGTCGAGCGTGTACGGCACGATCAGTTGCGGCGACGTGCCGCCGCCCGACACGGCGACGTCCATCCAGAACGGCAGGTCGTCGCCGTAGTTGTCGGAGTCGTACAGGAAGCCGCCGTATTCCGCGACCAGGCGGTGCGTATTGGGGCTGTCGCGACCGGTATACCAGCCGAGCGGGCGCTCGCCCGTCACGCGCTCGATCGCCTCCATCCCGAGACGCATGTGCTCGGCCTCGAGTTCGGGCGTCATGCTCTGGTAGTGGATCCAGCGCCAGCCGTGGCACGCGATCTCATGGCCGAGCTCGACGAACGCGCGCGCGAGCTCCGGGTGACGCTCGATCGCCATGCCGACGCCGAATACCGTCAGCGGCAGCCCGCGCTTCTCGAATTCGCGCAGGATGCGCCACACGCCGGCCCGCGAACCGTATTCGTAGATCGACTCCATGCTCATGTGGCGGTCCGGATACGCGGCCGCGCCGACGATTTCCGACAGGAACTGCTCGGAGCCCGGATCGCCGTGCAGCACGCAGTTCTCGCCGCCCTCCTCGTAGTTCAGCACGAATTGCACGGCGACGCGGGCGCGCCCCGGCCAGTTCGCCTGCACGGGATGGCGGCCGTAGCCGATCAGGTCGCGAGGATAGTTGGGATCGAGTGACATGGTTCGAAGTGCGGCGAAAATTCGCTGGAGTAATGGGTTCGCATCGACCGCGCGGGTGCCGCAGGCCGGCCGCGCGGGCCGATGCGTTGACGGCCCAGTGTAGCGAAAACGTCCAGACGCGCCCATACAGCGGCGCAGATAGTGCGTGTCAGACGGTGTGTATGTGCGGTTGCGGCAAATTCGGGGCGGGTTCCGCCGCCTCCCCGTCCGGCGGGCTGAAGCGGGCGAATGCGCCGTCGTAGCGCTTCGGCAGCGGCCGCGCGTAGTCGCCGCGCTTCGCGGTCGCGAGGCGCAGCGCAACGAGCGCCTCGGCCCACTTGACGGCCGCCGTGACGCCCTCGACCACCGGCGCGCCGATCTGCTGCTCGATCTCGTGCGCGAATTCGGCCATCCCCGCGCAGCCGAGCACGATCGCGTCCGCGCCGTCCTCGTCGAGCGCGCGCCGGCATTCGTCGACGATGATCCGGCGCGCGGCCGAGCCCGGCCGGTCGAGTTCCAGCACCGCGACGTCGGTCGCGCGCACGTTGCGGCAGAACCGCTTCATCCCGTAGCGTTCAGCCAGGTGCCATGCCATCCCGCAGGTGCGCGCGAGCGTCGTGACGACCGAGAAGCCGGGCGCGAGCACGCTCGCCGCATGCATCGCGGCCTCGGCGATGCCGATCACCGGCCCGCGCGCGAGCTCGCGCGCCGCGTAGAGGCCCGGATCGCCGAAGCACGCGATCACGTATGCGTCGCAGCCGTCGCGCTCGCCCTGCGCGATCTCGGCGAGCAGCCCGGGCGTCGCGAGCGCCTCGTCGTAATACCCTTCGATCGACGGCGGCCCCATCGGCGGGCTCACCGCGACGATCTCCGTGCCCGCGGCCGCGACGTCGCGCGCGCAGCGGCCCATCGCGTCGGTCATCCGCTGCGTCGTATTCGGATTGATCAGTCGGATCTTCATCGCATGCTCCTCAGGCCTTCGCGCTCACGAGCAGCCGGTAGAACACGAAGCCGAGCCCCGCGCCGATGAACCACGAGAAGTTCGCGACGCCCTGCCAGCCCGGCACCATCACGCAGGCGACCGCGATCACCGCGGCCGGCAGCAGCGCGGCGAGCGCACGGCGGTTCACGCCGCCCGTGTACCAGTAGGTGCCGCTCTCCGACATCGTGTACAGGTCGTCGCGCACGAGCCGGCCGCGCTTGACGAGATAGAAGTCGGCGATCAGCACGCCGTACAGCGGGCCGATGAACGCGCCGAGCACGTCGAGCGTGTAGTGGATCACGGCCGGGTTGTTGAACAGGTTCCACGGCGTGATGAAGATCGACGCGACGGCCGCGAGCATCCCGCCCGCGCGCCAGCTGATCAGCCGCGGCGCGACGTTCGAGAAGTCGAACGCGGGCGACACGAAGTTCGCGACGATGTTGATGCCGATCGTCGCGATCGTGAACGTCAGCGCGCCGAGGATCACCGCGGTCGGATGATCGATGCGGCCGACCGTCTCGACGGGATCGGTGATGAGTTCGCCGAACACCGGCAGCGTCGCGGCCGTGGTGATTACCGTGACGAGCGAGAACGCGAGGAAGTTGACGGGCAGCCCCCAGAAATTGCCGCGCTTCACTTCGCCGAACGAGCGGCAGTA encodes the following:
- a CDS encoding aspartate/glutamate racemase family protein; the protein is MKIRLINPNTTQRMTDAMGRCARDVAAAGTEIVAVSPPMGPPSIEGYYDEALATPGLLAEIAQGERDGCDAYVIACFGDPGLYAARELARGPVIGIAEAAMHAASVLAPGFSVVTTLARTCGMAWHLAERYGMKRFCRNVRATDVAVLELDRPGSAARRIIVDECRRALDEDGADAIVLGCAGMAEFAHEIEQQIGAPVVEGVTAAVKWAEALVALRLATAKRGDYARPLPKRYDGAFARFSPPDGEAAEPAPNLPQPHIHTV
- the uraD gene encoding 2-oxo-4-hydroxy-4-carboxy-5-ureidoimidazoline decarboxylase; this encodes MKAMRYTLNQLNTMAPNAFVAALSGIFEHSPWVAEVAAGERPFASIDALHKTMSGAVETGGEARQLALINAHPELAGKAAVRGELTAESTREQSGAGLDQCTQEEFDKLLTLNRTYREKFGFPFILAVRGYDRHGIIANFESRVNHSRAEELRASLDQIYRIARFRLDDLIDA
- the puuE gene encoding allantoinase PuuE, with amino-acid sequence MSLDPNYPRDLIGYGRHPVQANWPGRARVAVQFVLNYEEGGENCVLHGDPGSEQFLSEIVGAAAYPDRHMSMESIYEYGSRAGVWRILREFEKRGLPLTVFGVGMAIERHPELARAFVELGHEIACHGWRWIHYQSMTPELEAEHMRLGMEAIERVTGERPLGWYTGRDSPNTHRLVAEYGGFLYDSDNYGDDLPFWMDVAVSGGGTSPQLIVPYTLDTNDMRFATPQGFNTGDHFFDYLRDAFDVLYAEGDEAPKMLSIGMHCRLLGRPGRFRGLQRFLDHIEKHDRVWVTRRVDIARHWREHHPYQPNHRNEGKA